Proteins from a genomic interval of Myxococcota bacterium:
- a CDS encoding CoA transferase, with the protein MTKDEFFRRARTDLPGPLAGVRVIEATTTWAGPMCACVLADFGADVIKVELPEGEVARRLPPFLPGAEPGLSFMHTTVNRNKRSLTLDLRQPAGRDLFLRLARSADVVVENFRPGTMAEWGLGYDDVHAVRPDVVYVSISGFGQFGPDRERAGYDPMAQAASGWLSLNGEPGGPPVKAPTFIGDDLGGLHGALAALAALRHRDRTGEGQHVDVALQDALLFQSNGYPMLAALGVDLPRMGSQFVVAAPAGVYRCSDGYVMLGVLLDAHWRVLAGLLGRPELADDPAYATGRLRVTRRPELNALIEAWVGPQRVAEVVETLVAARLPASAVRRYADAAGDPHVRERDMLQSVELENGQRAPLVGPAAKFSRTPVGVRAAAPALGAHTDELLEELGVTPGERARLRERGVI; encoded by the coding sequence TTGACGAAGGACGAGTTCTTTCGGCGCGCGCGCACCGACCTGCCGGGGCCGCTGGCCGGCGTCCGCGTCATCGAGGCGACCACCACCTGGGCCGGGCCCATGTGCGCCTGCGTGCTGGCCGACTTCGGCGCCGACGTGATCAAGGTCGAGCTGCCCGAAGGCGAGGTCGCGCGCCGGCTGCCGCCGTTCCTGCCGGGCGCCGAGCCGGGTCTCTCGTTCATGCACACCACGGTGAATCGCAACAAGCGCAGCCTGACGCTCGACCTGCGCCAGCCCGCGGGCCGTGACTTGTTTCTGCGACTCGCGCGCAGCGCCGACGTGGTGGTCGAGAACTTCCGCCCAGGCACGATGGCGGAATGGGGGCTCGGCTACGACGACGTGCACGCGGTGCGGCCCGACGTGGTCTACGTGTCGATCAGCGGCTTCGGCCAGTTCGGCCCCGACCGCGAGCGCGCGGGCTACGACCCCATGGCGCAGGCCGCCAGCGGCTGGCTGTCACTCAACGGCGAGCCGGGGGGGCCGCCGGTGAAGGCGCCGACCTTCATCGGCGACGACCTGGGCGGGCTGCACGGCGCGCTCGCGGCGCTGGCCGCGCTGCGCCACCGTGACCGCACGGGCGAAGGCCAGCACGTGGACGTGGCGCTGCAGGATGCGCTCTTGTTCCAGTCGAACGGCTACCCGATGCTGGCGGCGCTCGGCGTCGACCTGCCGCGCATGGGCAGTCAGTTCGTGGTCGCCGCGCCGGCCGGGGTGTACCGCTGCAGCGACGGCTACGTGATGCTCGGCGTCCTGCTCGACGCGCACTGGCGCGTGCTGGCGGGCCTGCTGGGCCGGCCAGAGCTGGCGGACGATCCCGCCTACGCCACCGGCCGGCTGCGAGTCACCAGGCGCCCGGAGCTGAACGCGCTGATCGAGGCCTGGGTCGGGCCGCAGCGCGTGGCGGAGGTGGTCGAGACACTCGTGGCGGCGCGGCTCCCCGCCTCGGCCGTGCGCCGCTACGCCGACGCCGCCGGCGACCCTCACGTGCGCGAGCGCGACATGCTGCAGAGCGTGGAGCTCGAGAACGGCCAGCGGGCGCCGCTGGTCGGCCCGGCCGCGAAGTTCTCGCGCACGCCCGTCGGCGTGCGGGCCGCGGCGCCGGCGCTCGGCGCGCACACCGACGAGCTGCTCGAAGAGCTGGGAGTGACTCCCGGCGAGCGCGCCCGGCTGCGGGAGCGCGGAGTCATCTGA
- a CDS encoding carboxypeptidase regulatory-like domain-containing protein translates to MRRLALALVLFALASVGPARAAEPTGSVKGSVKVLKKGFFGRIGESDDKSGVLLYVTGYEEPAPREVAQLVQQNERFAPRLLPIVAGQTVSFPNRDRLYHNVFSVAPAMSFDLGQYKSSDPPRTQTFDKPGLVPVYCNIHPQMISYVVVLENRAFALTGEDGAFELRGVRAGKHALNAWMPGAQRVTRDVEIPAGGEVAVELTLEQTQAIPPHLRKDGTPYPPPPTYDGN, encoded by the coding sequence ATGCGGCGGCTGGCGCTCGCGCTCGTGCTGTTCGCGCTCGCCTCGGTCGGGCCGGCGCGCGCGGCCGAGCCCACCGGCAGCGTGAAGGGCAGCGTGAAGGTGCTGAAGAAGGGCTTCTTCGGGCGCATCGGCGAGAGCGACGACAAGAGCGGCGTCTTGCTGTACGTGACCGGCTACGAGGAGCCGGCGCCCCGAGAGGTCGCGCAGCTCGTGCAGCAGAACGAGCGCTTTGCGCCGCGCCTCCTGCCGATCGTGGCCGGTCAGACGGTGAGCTTCCCGAACCGCGACCGCCTGTACCACAACGTGTTCTCGGTCGCGCCCGCGATGTCGTTCGACCTGGGTCAGTACAAGTCGAGCGACCCGCCGCGCACCCAGACCTTCGACAAGCCCGGCCTCGTGCCCGTTTACTGCAACATCCACCCGCAGATGATCTCCTACGTGGTGGTGCTGGAAAACCGCGCGTTCGCGCTGACCGGCGAGGACGGCGCGTTCGAGCTGCGCGGCGTGCGCGCGGGCAAGCACGCACTGAACGCCTGGATGCCCGGCGCGCAGCGGGTGACTCGCGACGTCGAGATACCCGCCGGCGGCGAGGTTGCGGTGGAGCTCACGCTCGAGCAGACCCAGGCGATCCCGCCGCACCTGCGCAAGGACGGCACGCCCTATCCGCCGCCGCCGACCTACGACGGGAATTGA
- a CDS encoding adenylate/guanylate cyclase domain-containing protein produces MAARLRLRFRTKIWIALCGLVGVALAVALAVAQDAALERVRSESRARFDRTLTAFHELQRLRAQYASAEIDALSRANPQLRTILSTASLAAADLGFGGAAPEDALHDANLRLQSALPSLAAKEKLVVFALTDAHGRLLYSRADPERFGQDLLALGRVKSVADGARATWIWLDGDAVVGDARLAPAYPSPALYLVRGEPVVFDDEVHGIVLLGEPLDRELLESLRGITGVDLALVSRGRVIATTLSAAHEGALPVALERMERARDPGRGMAELQLDDERFLALRSELDPGTPQADAGFVLLTSLSGELAAFRELRTTLSGVGLLVLAGALGVGYALARGITNPLSDLGRAARRVGRGDLDARVSIATGDELESLGDAFNEMAAGLRERELIKSTLERYVSKKVAAELLRDPGRVTLAGARRELTVMFVDLGGFTALAEELPPEVVVAHLNEYFEAVCGAVLEEDGTVKEFQGDGVVAFWGAPIPQPDHAPRACRAALAAAARLDALRGRWERRGVIAPSYRLGLHSAELVAGEIGSAERGAYGIVGDGMNLAARIEGANKLYGTRLLVSEATRERLGAGFLLRELDRVRVVGRRQPVRLFELIAQDSAATPQARRACALYERALAAYRARAFGESLRALDELLAAAPDDAPARFLRARVSELESSPPPADWDAVLALETK; encoded by the coding sequence ATGGCCGCGCGGCTGCGCCTGCGCTTCCGCACCAAGATCTGGATCGCCCTGTGCGGCCTGGTCGGCGTGGCGCTGGCCGTCGCGCTCGCGGTCGCCCAGGACGCAGCGCTGGAGCGCGTGCGCAGCGAGTCACGCGCGCGCTTCGACCGCACGCTCACCGCGTTCCACGAGCTGCAGCGGCTGCGCGCGCAGTACGCCTCGGCCGAGATCGACGCGCTCTCGCGCGCGAACCCGCAGCTGCGCACGATCCTGTCCACGGCCTCGCTGGCCGCGGCCGACCTGGGCTTCGGCGGCGCCGCGCCCGAGGACGCGCTGCACGACGCCAACCTGCGCCTGCAGTCGGCGCTGCCCTCGCTCGCCGCCAAGGAGAAGCTCGTGGTGTTCGCGCTGACCGACGCGCACGGGCGCCTGCTCTACAGCCGCGCCGACCCGGAGCGCTTCGGCCAGGACCTGCTCGCGCTCGGCCGCGTGAAGAGCGTGGCCGACGGCGCGCGCGCCACCTGGATCTGGCTCGACGGCGACGCCGTGGTCGGCGACGCGCGGCTGGCGCCCGCGTATCCGTCGCCGGCGCTGTATCTCGTGCGCGGCGAGCCGGTGGTCTTCGACGACGAGGTGCACGGCATCGTGCTGCTGGGCGAGCCGCTCGACCGCGAGCTGCTCGAGTCACTGCGCGGGATCACCGGCGTCGACCTGGCCCTGGTCTCGCGCGGACGGGTGATCGCGACCACGCTCTCGGCCGCGCACGAGGGCGCGCTGCCGGTCGCGCTCGAGCGCATGGAGCGCGCCCGCGACCCGGGCCGCGGCATGGCCGAGCTGCAGCTCGACGACGAGCGCTTCCTGGCGCTGCGCTCGGAGCTCGACCCGGGCACGCCCCAGGCCGACGCCGGCTTCGTGCTCCTGACTTCGCTCTCGGGCGAGCTCGCCGCGTTCCGCGAGCTGCGCACGACACTCTCCGGTGTCGGCCTGCTCGTGCTCGCCGGCGCGCTCGGCGTCGGCTACGCGCTGGCGCGCGGCATCACCAACCCGCTCTCCGACCTGGGGCGCGCGGCGCGCCGCGTGGGCCGAGGCGACCTGGACGCGCGCGTCTCGATCGCGACCGGCGACGAGCTCGAATCACTCGGCGACGCCTTCAACGAGATGGCCGCGGGCCTGCGCGAGCGCGAGCTGATCAAGAGCACGCTCGAGCGCTACGTGAGCAAGAAGGTCGCGGCCGAGCTGCTGCGCGACCCGGGCCGCGTGACTCTGGCCGGCGCGCGCCGCGAGCTGACGGTGATGTTCGTCGACCTCGGCGGCTTCACGGCGCTGGCCGAGGAGCTCCCGCCCGAAGTCGTGGTCGCCCACCTGAACGAGTATTTCGAGGCGGTGTGCGGCGCCGTGCTCGAGGAGGACGGCACGGTCAAGGAGTTCCAGGGCGACGGCGTGGTGGCGTTCTGGGGCGCGCCCATCCCGCAGCCCGACCACGCGCCCCGCGCGTGCCGCGCCGCGCTCGCCGCCGCGGCGCGCCTCGACGCGCTGCGCGGCCGCTGGGAGCGGCGCGGAGTGATTGCCCCGAGCTACCGCCTGGGCTTGCACAGCGCGGAGCTGGTGGCGGGCGAGATCGGCTCGGCCGAGCGCGGCGCGTACGGGATCGTGGGCGACGGCATGAACCTCGCCGCGCGCATCGAGGGCGCGAACAAGCTCTACGGCACGCGCTTGCTCGTCTCCGAAGCCACGCGCGAGCGGCTCGGTGCCGGGTTCCTGCTGCGCGAGCTCGACCGCGTGCGCGTGGTCGGCCGCCGCCAGCCCGTGCGGCTGTTCGAGCTGATCGCGCAGGACTCCGCCGCCACCCCGCAGGCGCGGCGCGCGTGTGCGCTCTACGAGCGCGCGCTCGCCGCGTACCGCGCGCGCGCGTTCGGAGAGTCACTGCGCGCGCTCGACGAGCTCCTGGCAGCGGCGCCGGACGACGCCCCGGCGCGGTTCCTGCGCGCGCGCGTCAGCGAGCTCGAGTCGAGCCCGCCGCCGGCCGACTGGGACGCCGTGCTCGCGCTCGAGACCAAGTGA
- a CDS encoding serine hydrolase domain-containing protein, with translation MLDQRLVAKTPEEVGIDSKLLDALFERAEKEVREGLLPSAQVAIARKGKIAGMRTVGSVRKGGRSEPATNETLYCVFSSTKAITSAAAWLLIQEGSLDVSRRVSELVPEFRENGKQDVVIEQLFTHTAGFPHAPFVPADFPDPARRRARFAAWRLNWQPGTKFEYHPSSSMYVIADIIERLSGQTYSDFVRERIALPLGLEDLWVGLPRALHGRLADCVHVGEALTEADYAKLGVPMPPVTEVTEEAITSFNRPEVRTAGIPGGGGTMTAAELALFYQGLLDGGKSLAGRELWKPDTLASARRVRSGDLRDLLFKKHANRALGVIVAGDSDRTYRGFGHTNSELAFGHGGAGGQIGWADPKTGISVGYCTDGHDRNNMRQGRRGVGISSRAASCLLAS, from the coding sequence ATGCTCGACCAAAGACTCGTGGCGAAGACTCCGGAAGAGGTGGGGATCGACTCGAAGCTGCTCGATGCGCTGTTCGAGCGCGCCGAGAAAGAGGTGCGCGAGGGCCTCCTGCCCAGCGCCCAGGTCGCGATCGCGCGCAAGGGCAAGATCGCCGGCATGCGCACGGTCGGCAGCGTGCGCAAGGGCGGGCGCAGCGAGCCGGCCACCAACGAGACACTCTACTGCGTGTTCTCGTCCACCAAGGCGATCACTTCGGCCGCGGCCTGGCTCTTGATCCAGGAAGGGTCACTCGACGTGTCGCGCCGGGTGTCCGAGCTCGTGCCGGAGTTCCGCGAGAACGGCAAGCAGGACGTGGTGATCGAGCAGCTCTTCACGCACACCGCGGGCTTTCCGCACGCGCCGTTCGTGCCCGCCGACTTTCCCGATCCGGCCAGGCGCCGCGCGCGCTTCGCCGCCTGGCGGCTCAACTGGCAGCCGGGCACGAAGTTCGAGTACCACCCGAGCTCGTCCATGTACGTGATCGCCGACATCATCGAGCGACTCAGCGGCCAGACCTACAGTGACTTCGTGCGCGAGCGCATCGCGCTGCCGCTCGGGCTCGAGGACCTGTGGGTCGGCCTGCCGCGCGCGCTGCACGGACGCCTGGCCGACTGCGTGCACGTGGGCGAGGCGCTGACCGAGGCCGACTACGCCAAGCTCGGCGTGCCCATGCCGCCGGTCACCGAGGTCACCGAGGAGGCGATCACCAGCTTCAACCGGCCCGAGGTGCGCACGGCCGGCATTCCCGGCGGCGGCGGCACGATGACCGCGGCCGAGCTCGCGCTCTTCTACCAGGGCCTGCTCGACGGCGGGAAGTCACTCGCCGGGCGCGAGCTGTGGAAGCCCGACACGCTGGCTTCGGCGCGGCGCGTCCGCTCGGGCGACCTGCGCGACCTGTTGTTCAAGAAGCACGCGAACCGCGCGCTCGGCGTGATCGTCGCCGGTGACTCGGACCGCACTTACCGCGGCTTCGGTCACACCAACTCGGAGCTCGCGTTCGGCCACGGCGGCGCCGGCGGGCAGATCGGCTGGGCGGACCCCAAGACCGGGATCTCGGTCGGCTACTGCACCGACGGCCACGACCGGAACAACATGCGCCAGGGCCGGCGCGGCGTGGGAATCTCGAGCCGCGCGGCGTCCTGTCTGCTCGCTTCTTGA
- a CDS encoding TrmH family RNA methyltransferase: protein MGRVRQIAGVLEIERALRAAEDVRLLLVADDARAEDVRRLIASAEERGVAVRTITRNVIARLSVVRPAEDALALVGRDPAASLDESLARGGAFWLLVGVAYPGNVGMVVRTAEVSGADGIAVDAGFDHEAKRAALRASMRADKFMPVFWARAQEVLDAARAHGHRVLAVDEAGEASHFATDLTGPRVFVVGGENGGVPPEVLARCDARVRVPMAGFIPCYNLQAAVSAVAVERLRQLLAAGQE from the coding sequence ATGGGCCGCGTGCGCCAGATCGCGGGCGTTCTGGAGATCGAGCGCGCGCTGCGCGCGGCCGAGGACGTGCGCCTCCTGCTCGTCGCCGACGACGCGCGCGCCGAGGACGTGCGCCGGCTGATCGCCAGCGCCGAGGAGCGCGGCGTGGCGGTCCGCACGATCACCCGCAACGTGATCGCGAGACTCTCCGTGGTCCGGCCCGCCGAGGACGCGCTCGCGCTCGTGGGCCGTGACCCGGCGGCGAGCCTCGACGAGTCACTCGCGCGCGGCGGCGCCTTCTGGCTGCTGGTCGGGGTGGCGTACCCCGGCAACGTGGGCATGGTGGTGCGCACCGCCGAGGTCTCGGGCGCCGACGGCATCGCGGTCGATGCCGGCTTCGACCATGAGGCCAAGCGCGCCGCGCTGCGCGCCTCGATGCGCGCCGACAAGTTCATGCCCGTGTTCTGGGCCCGCGCGCAGGAGGTGCTCGACGCGGCCCGGGCGCACGGCCACCGCGTGCTCGCCGTCGACGAGGCGGGCGAGGCGAGTCATTTCGCCACCGACCTGACCGGGCCGCGCGTGTTCGTGGTGGGCGGCGAGAACGGGGGCGTTCCGCCCGAGGTGCTGGCGCGCTGCGACGCGCGCGTGCGCGTGCCCATGGCGGGCTTCATCCCTTGTTACAATCTCCAGGCTGCCGTCTCGGCCGTCGCGGTCGAGAGACTGCGGCAGCTGCTCGCGGCCGGCCAGGAGTGA
- a CDS encoding DNA polymerase IV, producing MRAILHADMDAFYAAVEQRDDPKLRGKPVVVGGSSTRGVVAAASYEARAFGIHSAMPSVQARKLCPHAVFVPGRMSVYRRESRRIFSIFERFTPAVEGISLDEAFLDLTGTERLFGAPEVTARRLRETVRAETGLAVSVGLAPLKLVAKIASDLAKPDGLLVVPPGKVAEFLAPLPVGRIWGVGPVTRARLERAGVATIGELARRGDRELADLLGSFGPAAAQLARGDDAREVEPYREAKSYSEENTFEHDVRSTVHIERAIRAHADAVSRRLRHDALQARGVRLKLKLARGLGQGKFPILTRSQTLREPSDDGQVLADAGCALLARAALEEPIRLVGLAAERLEPAGAEQLSLLAETRAQRERRAALNRALDEIRARFGPRALERAEGEVERAALSFQIKRGEDPDPDD from the coding sequence ATGCGGGCCATCCTCCACGCGGACATGGATGCGTTCTACGCGGCCGTCGAGCAGCGCGATGACCCGAAGCTGCGCGGCAAGCCGGTCGTGGTGGGCGGGTCGTCGACTCGCGGCGTGGTGGCGGCGGCCAGCTACGAGGCCCGGGCTTTCGGGATCCACTCGGCCATGCCATCGGTGCAGGCGCGCAAGCTCTGTCCGCACGCCGTCTTCGTGCCCGGGCGCATGTCGGTCTACCGGCGGGAGAGCCGGCGGATCTTCTCGATCTTCGAGCGCTTCACGCCGGCGGTCGAGGGCATCTCGCTCGACGAGGCGTTTCTCGACCTGACGGGCACCGAGAGACTGTTCGGCGCGCCCGAGGTCACTGCGCGGCGGCTGCGCGAGACGGTGCGGGCCGAGACGGGGCTCGCGGTGTCGGTCGGGCTCGCGCCCCTGAAGCTCGTGGCCAAGATTGCGAGTGACCTGGCCAAGCCCGACGGTCTGCTCGTGGTGCCGCCGGGGAAGGTGGCCGAGTTTCTCGCGCCTCTGCCGGTGGGGCGCATCTGGGGCGTCGGGCCGGTGACCCGGGCGCGGCTCGAGCGCGCGGGCGTCGCCACGATCGGCGAGCTCGCGCGCCGGGGCGACCGCGAGCTCGCGGACTTACTCGGCAGCTTCGGCCCCGCGGCGGCGCAGCTCGCGCGCGGGGACGACGCGCGCGAGGTCGAGCCGTACCGCGAGGCGAAGTCGTATTCCGAGGAGAACACCTTCGAGCACGACGTGCGCAGCACCGTGCACATCGAGCGCGCGATCCGCGCGCACGCCGACGCGGTGTCTCGCCGCCTGCGCCACGACGCTCTGCAGGCGCGCGGCGTGCGGCTCAAGCTCAAGCTCGCGCGCGGCCTGGGGCAGGGGAAGTTCCCGATCCTGACCCGCTCGCAAACCCTGCGCGAGCCGAGCGACGACGGCCAGGTGCTCGCCGACGCGGGCTGCGCGCTGCTCGCGCGCGCGGCGCTCGAAGAGCCGATCCGGCTGGTCGGGCTCGCCGCGGAGCGACTCGAGCCGGCGGGCGCGGAGCAGCTCTCACTCCTGGCCGAGACGCGCGCGCAGCGCGAGCGGCGCGCCGCCCTGAACCGCGCGCTCGACGAGATCCGCGCGCGCTTCGGGCCGCGGGCGCTGGAGCGCGCCGAAGGCGAGGTCGAGCGCGCGGCGCTCTCCTTCCAGATCAAGCGCGGAGAAGATCCCGACCCGGACGACTGA
- a CDS encoding TonB-dependent receptor gives MASSRLTCAALACVLAARSVLAGELHESADDPSAFSTVIDATKYDDRFATVEELLDQVPGAKVTRSGGIGSRSTLGLRGSKPEQVLVLLDGVRLNSPERGAADLSTIPVRQVQEIEVIRGGGAARFGSDAVGGVVLITTRKAASDGPHADASLTAGSTTLRGGDITLSGAGDRGSALLSYSRLSARNDYLFDLPSRDPGRTFTFRRLNADSSEDSGLLRGSLLLGQFTSLDASVDLYRRDGGQPGSVYGKPRENATSEDISCTTSDESYQRGLARLALVSQRFLGGAFELAGSVRSDDDDLEDPGGACGFVSPLNTGGRDSASWRERESALETSWSAERVTWDWVELSGRAVAGLRYTTVDSSDADLHRRTLGSVSLLPELAFFGRTLRILPGFGVELASSSSGLARSSVSQSFVETQPHDPTAWLPAVGAILEVAPGFRFKANWKRVLRRPTFTELYHPDWTFIRGNPELEPERGWNADVGFELASDGAGWVRDLGLQVSLFQRELDQGIEWLLSRGNSYMPLNTGPQRALGGELSFQSTWLRVLELGGSYTYTDARYLDRSQAGVAFDSGIRPVVPHVPMNSVSANAALELGVLRPWAQLHYDSDFAYRVGQVPLAPATFVVNAGVVLRPNRIPRLQFLPDTLALSLEASNLGHEQRYDSFGQPLSRQTLWVVRIRGAAP, from the coding sequence TTGGCGTCGTCTCGACTCACTTGCGCGGCCCTGGCGTGCGTACTGGCTGCACGCAGCGTGCTCGCGGGCGAGCTGCACGAGTCGGCGGACGACCCGTCGGCGTTCTCGACCGTGATCGACGCCACGAAGTACGACGATCGCTTCGCCACCGTCGAGGAATTGCTCGACCAGGTGCCCGGCGCGAAGGTGACTCGCAGCGGGGGAATCGGCTCGCGCAGCACGCTCGGGCTGCGCGGCTCCAAGCCCGAGCAGGTGCTGGTGCTGCTCGACGGCGTCCGGCTCAATTCACCCGAGCGCGGCGCGGCGGACCTGTCGACCATCCCCGTGCGCCAGGTCCAAGAGATCGAAGTGATTCGCGGCGGCGGCGCCGCGCGCTTCGGCAGCGACGCCGTCGGCGGCGTGGTGCTGATCACCACGCGCAAGGCCGCGAGCGACGGCCCGCACGCCGACGCGTCGCTCACGGCCGGCAGCACCACGCTGCGCGGCGGCGACATCACGCTCTCGGGCGCGGGCGACCGCGGCAGCGCGCTCCTGAGTTACTCGCGGCTCTCGGCCCGGAACGACTATCTCTTCGACCTGCCGTCGCGCGATCCGGGCCGGACCTTCACGTTCCGCCGGCTGAACGCCGACTCCAGCGAGGACTCCGGGCTGCTGCGCGGCAGCCTGCTCCTGGGTCAGTTCACCAGCCTCGATGCGTCCGTCGATCTCTACCGGCGCGACGGCGGCCAGCCGGGCAGCGTGTACGGCAAGCCGCGCGAGAACGCGACCAGCGAGGACATCTCGTGCACGACCAGCGACGAGAGCTACCAGCGCGGCCTGGCCCGGCTCGCGCTCGTGAGTCAGCGTTTCCTCGGCGGCGCCTTCGAGCTCGCGGGCTCGGTGCGCAGCGACGACGACGACCTCGAGGACCCCGGCGGCGCCTGCGGCTTCGTGAGCCCGCTGAACACGGGCGGCCGCGACAGCGCGTCGTGGCGCGAGCGCGAGTCGGCGCTCGAGACCAGTTGGTCCGCCGAGCGAGTCACTTGGGACTGGGTCGAGCTCTCCGGGCGTGCGGTGGCCGGCCTGCGCTACACCACGGTCGACTCTTCCGACGCGGACCTGCACCGGCGCACGCTCGGCTCGGTGTCACTCCTGCCGGAGCTCGCGTTCTTCGGGCGCACGCTGCGCATCCTGCCCGGCTTCGGCGTCGAGCTGGCGAGCTCGAGCTCGGGGCTGGCGCGCTCGTCGGTGTCGCAGTCGTTCGTCGAGACACAGCCGCACGATCCGACCGCGTGGCTGCCGGCCGTGGGCGCGATCCTGGAAGTCGCGCCCGGCTTCCGCTTCAAAGCCAACTGGAAGCGCGTGCTGCGCCGGCCCACGTTCACGGAGCTCTACCACCCCGACTGGACCTTCATCCGCGGCAACCCCGAGCTCGAGCCCGAGCGCGGCTGGAACGCCGACGTGGGCTTCGAGCTGGCGTCGGACGGCGCGGGCTGGGTGCGCGACCTGGGGCTGCAGGTGAGTCTCTTCCAGCGCGAGCTCGACCAGGGCATCGAGTGGCTGTTGAGCCGGGGCAACAGCTACATGCCGCTCAACACCGGCCCGCAGCGCGCGCTCGGCGGCGAGCTGTCGTTCCAGTCCACCTGGCTGCGCGTGCTCGAGCTCGGCGGCTCCTACACCTACACCGACGCGCGCTATCTCGACCGGTCACAGGCGGGCGTGGCTTTCGACAGCGGCATCCGGCCCGTGGTGCCTCACGTGCCCATGAACTCGGTCTCGGCCAACGCCGCGCTCGAGCTGGGCGTGCTGCGGCCATGGGCGCAGCTGCACTACGACAGCGACTTCGCCTACCGCGTGGGACAGGTGCCGCTGGCGCCGGCGACCTTCGTGGTGAACGCCGGCGTGGTGCTGCGGCCGAACCGCATTCCGCGGCTCCAGTTCCTGCCCGACACGCTCGCGCTGTCGCTCGAGGCGAGCAATCTCGGTCACGAGCAGCGCTACGACTCGTTCGGCCAGCCGCTCTCGCGACAGACGCTCTGGGTGGTGCGTATCCGCGGGGCCGCGCCGTGA